In one Nocardia tengchongensis genomic region, the following are encoded:
- the dnaG gene encoding DNA primase, producing MAGRLPDRDIAAIRERVRIEDVVGEYVALRRAGADSMKGLCPFHDEKSPSFHVRPNHGVFHCFGCGEGGDVFAFLQKIEHVGFVEAVEQMADRLNYKINYEGGGTSVRVDRGTRARLVAANAAAHEFYVSQLGEPGAEAARKYLTDRNFDHNAAHQFGCGYAPGGWDTLTKHLLRKGFEFKELEAAGLSKQGQRGPMDRFNRRLLWPIRNLGGEVIGFGARRLYDDDTMTAKYINTSETLLYKKSQVLFGLDHAKREIAKGHQAVVVEGYTDVMAMHMAGVKTAVASCGTAFGDEHLAILRRLLMDDNFWRGEIIYTFDGDAAGQAAALKAFSGDQKLAGQTYIAVAPDGLDPCELRQRNGDGAVRDLVARRVPLYEFVIRGLLAEHNLDAPEGQVEALRRAVPVVSQIKDFALRKAYATKLAGWVGWDDIQQVVRRVGEEARKGARTGAKPGIPERQPHHEVSPSPAARPNPSDPALLPQRQTLAAALQYPGFAGTVFDSLEPEAFTHPAFVAVRAAIAEAGGTAAGLTGAEWVSAVADNTDDLTLRAMVSELAAEPLPVKSAEDIPRFVAGVLARTQESWVGRQIAELKSKLQRISSTEQPDAYMALFGDLVALEQYRKSLLTQAMGNSGDFAGV from the coding sequence GTGGCTGGCCGACTTCCGGACCGCGATATCGCGGCGATTCGTGAACGTGTCCGGATCGAGGATGTCGTGGGGGAGTACGTCGCACTGCGGCGAGCCGGCGCGGACTCCATGAAGGGCCTGTGCCCGTTCCACGACGAGAAGTCGCCATCGTTCCATGTGCGGCCCAATCACGGCGTGTTCCACTGCTTCGGTTGCGGTGAGGGCGGCGACGTCTTCGCGTTCCTGCAGAAGATCGAGCACGTTGGTTTCGTCGAGGCCGTCGAGCAGATGGCCGACCGCCTCAACTACAAGATCAACTATGAGGGTGGCGGCACCTCGGTCCGCGTCGACCGCGGCACCCGCGCCCGCCTGGTCGCCGCCAACGCCGCCGCCCACGAGTTCTACGTCTCCCAGCTCGGTGAGCCCGGCGCCGAGGCGGCCCGCAAATACCTCACCGACCGCAATTTCGACCACAATGCCGCCCACCAGTTCGGCTGCGGCTACGCCCCCGGCGGCTGGGACACCCTCACGAAACACCTGCTGCGCAAGGGTTTCGAGTTCAAGGAGCTGGAAGCGGCGGGCCTGTCCAAGCAGGGCCAGCGCGGCCCGATGGACCGCTTCAACCGCCGCCTGCTGTGGCCAATCCGCAATCTGGGCGGCGAGGTGATCGGCTTCGGCGCGCGCCGCCTCTACGACGACGACACCATGACCGCCAAGTACATCAACACCTCGGAAACGTTGCTGTACAAGAAGTCTCAGGTGCTGTTCGGTCTCGACCACGCCAAGCGGGAGATCGCCAAGGGGCATCAGGCCGTCGTGGTGGAGGGCTACACCGACGTCATGGCCATGCACATGGCCGGCGTCAAGACCGCGGTCGCCTCCTGCGGCACCGCCTTCGGCGACGAACACCTCGCGATCCTGCGCCGCCTGCTCATGGACGACAACTTCTGGCGCGGCGAGATCATCTACACCTTCGACGGCGACGCCGCCGGCCAGGCCGCCGCATTGAAGGCGTTCTCCGGCGACCAGAAGCTCGCCGGCCAGACCTACATCGCCGTCGCCCCCGACGGCCTCGACCCCTGCGAACTGCGCCAGCGCAACGGCGACGGCGCGGTCCGCGACCTGGTCGCCCGCCGAGTCCCGTTGTACGAGTTCGTCATCCGCGGCCTGCTCGCCGAACACAACCTCGACGCCCCCGAAGGCCAGGTCGAGGCGCTGCGCCGCGCCGTCCCCGTGGTCTCCCAGATCAAGGACTTCGCCCTGCGCAAGGCCTACGCCACCAAACTGGCCGGCTGGGTCGGCTGGGACGACATCCAGCAGGTGGTGCGCCGCGTCGGCGAGGAAGCCCGCAAGGGCGCCCGCACCGGCGCCAAGCCCGGCATCCCCGAACGCCAACCCCACCACGAGGTTTCGCCCAGCCCCGCCGCGCGCCCCAACCCGTCGGACCCGGCCCTGCTGCCCCAACGCCAAACCCTCGCCGCCGCACTCCAATACCCGGGCTTCGCGGGCACCGTCTTCGACTCCCTGGAACCCGAAGCCTTCACCCACCCCGCCTTCGTCGCCGTCCGCGCCGCCATCGCCGAAGCCGGCGGCACCGCCGCGGGCCTCACCGGCGCCGAATGGGTCAGCGCGGTAGCCGACAACACCGACGACCTCACCCTGCGCGCCATGGTCTCCGAACTGGCGGCCGAACCGCTCCCGGTGAAATCCGCCGAAGACATCCCCCGCTTCGTGGCTGGCGTCCTCGCCCGCACCCAGGAATCCTGGGTCGGCCGGCAGATCGCCGAACTGAAGTCGAAACTCCAGCGCATCTCCTCCACCGAGCAGCCCGACGCCTACATGGCGCTGTTCGGCGATTTGGTGGCCCTGGAGCAATACCGCAAGAGCCTCCTCACCCAGGCCATGGGCAACTCAGGCGACTTCGCAGGCGTCTAG
- a CDS encoding alpha/beta fold hydrolase, with protein sequence MDTTYEATKREMVTDAGVLRYHEAGDGPPLVMLHGSGIGVSGWRNYRGSLAAFAKEYHCYVLEFPGFGVSDPVPGNPVWTATESVLRFMDALGLESAAVIGNSLGGVVGLNLAMHHPGRVDKLVCIGGVGPNLFTQPLSEGSQILQDFTEQPTRENLIRWIRCMSYSPELVTEELIEERWQTALDPDALESIKSMYGKAAFAERQRMLAETDRPPYWAMMHKVACPTLLAWGRDDRQTPLDMALLPLRSIPNAELHVFPNCGHWIMLEAKDAFERTALEFLQR encoded by the coding sequence ATGGACACAACCTATGAAGCCACGAAGCGTGAAATGGTTACGGACGCAGGGGTTCTGCGCTATCACGAGGCCGGGGACGGGCCGCCGCTGGTGATGCTGCACGGGTCGGGGATCGGGGTGAGTGGGTGGCGGAATTATCGGGGGAGTCTGGCGGCGTTCGCGAAGGAGTATCACTGCTACGTGCTGGAGTTTCCGGGGTTCGGGGTCAGTGATCCGGTGCCGGGCAATCCGGTGTGGACCGCGACGGAGTCGGTGCTGCGCTTCATGGATGCCCTCGGTCTCGAATCCGCGGCTGTCATAGGGAATTCGCTGGGTGGGGTGGTCGGGCTGAATCTGGCGATGCATCACCCGGGGCGTGTCGACAAGCTCGTCTGTATCGGCGGGGTGGGGCCGAACCTGTTCACTCAGCCGCTCAGTGAAGGGTCGCAGATCCTGCAGGACTTCACCGAGCAGCCGACGCGGGAGAACCTGATCCGCTGGATTCGGTGCATGTCCTACAGCCCGGAACTGGTCACCGAAGAGTTGATCGAAGAGCGTTGGCAGACCGCGCTGGATCCGGATGCGCTGGAATCGATCAAATCCATGTACGGCAAAGCGGCCTTCGCGGAACGGCAGCGCATGCTGGCCGAGACCGACAGGCCACCGTACTGGGCGATGATGCACAAGGTCGCCTGCCCGACGCTGCTCGCCTGGGGTCGAGACGACCGCCAGACCCCACTCGATATGGCGTTGCTGCCGTTGCGCAGCATTCCGAACGCCGAGCTGCACGTCTTCCCGAACTGCGGGCACTGGATCATGCTCGAGGCCAAGGACGCGTTCGAACGCACCGCCCTGGAGTTCCTACAGCGCTAG
- a CDS encoding YdcF family protein: MRIRPWPATGTAFALAILWGEWENWRASRQLVGPATGPTEAVVVLGYRNPGPHANAMNRWRVRAGLRSLDPSATVSRLILCGGACAGPTAEATLMADYATSARGYRGTLVIEQQSRTTWENIAFAIPYLEDADRIKIVSLPFHAERARHYLTLQRPDLAQRLVRGADYRFGEWMPLKPLLALYALRQRGMHPEARPSQE; encoded by the coding sequence ATGCGCATCCGACCGTGGCCGGCCACCGGAACCGCGTTCGCCCTGGCGATCCTGTGGGGCGAATGGGAAAACTGGCGCGCATCACGCCAACTCGTAGGACCCGCCACCGGCCCCACCGAGGCCGTCGTCGTCCTCGGCTACCGCAACCCGGGCCCCCACGCGAACGCCATGAACCGCTGGCGAGTCCGCGCAGGCCTACGCTCCCTCGACCCGTCAGCGACCGTCAGCCGCCTCATCCTGTGCGGCGGCGCCTGCGCGGGCCCAACCGCCGAGGCAACCCTGATGGCCGACTACGCAACCAGCGCCCGCGGCTACCGCGGCACACTCGTGATCGAACAACAGAGCCGAACCACGTGGGAGAACATCGCTTTCGCAATCCCCTACCTGGAAGACGCCGACCGAATCAAAATCGTCTCCCTCCCCTTCCACGCCGAACGGGCCAGGCACTACCTCACCCTGCAGCGCCCGGACTTGGCCCAGCGGCTCGTTCGCGGGGCGGACTACCGCTTCGGCGAATGGATGCCGTTGAAACCACTCCTCGCCCTCTATGCGCTCCGACAGCGCGGAATGCATCCGGAAGCCCGCCCCAGCCAGGAATAG